GTGCCCGTCTTCCCCGCCATGGGCACGCGCGACGGGAGGCGCGTGCGTGCCTCGCGCCCGGTGCCGCGCTCGGCCGCGTCGCGCAGCAGGTCGGTGGTGACGAAGGCGAGGGCGGGGGAGAGGGTGCGCACCCCGCGCCCGCGCCCGTCGTACACCACGCGCCCGGCGCCGTCCATCACGCGCCGCACCAGGAAGGGCTCCACGCGCATCCCGTTGTTGGCGAACGCCGTGTACGCCGCCGCCATCTCCAGCGGCGCCACCGCGCTCGCGCCGATGGCGGACGACGGGTAGGGCTGCACCTGCGACCTGATGCCGAAGCGCGCCGCGATCGCCGGGAGCGTCTGCCACCCCATCGTCTGCGCGAGCTGCACGGCCACGGTATTGACCGACTCCACCAGCCCGTCGCGCACCGAGATGGGCCCGCGGAAGCGCCCGTCCGAGTTGCGCGGCGAGTACACCGCGCTGCCGCGCATGACGATGCGGAGCGCGGTGTCCATCATCATGGTGGCCGGGGTGGCGCCCTGCTCCAGCGCGGCGGCGTACACCAGCGGCTTGAACGACGAGCCCGGCTGCCGGCGCGCGGCTGTCACCCGGTTGAAGTGCGACTCCTCGAAGTTGCGCCCGCCCACCATCGCCAGGATCTCGCCGGTGCTCGCGTCCACCGTGACGATGGCGCCCTGCAGGTAGGTGGTGCCGGTGGCGCTCGCCGTGCCGGGCGCTCCCATGCGGGGCCCGCGGTACCACGCCTCGCGCTCGATGCGCGCCAGCCCGCGCACGAGGGCGCTGTCGGCGGCGTTCTGCGCGGCGGGGTCGATGGTGGTCCACACGCGGGCGCCGGTGGTGCCGTACTGCGGGCCCACGCGCTGCGCCAGGATCTGCTTCGCCTGCTCGATCGCCCACTGCGGGCGCGCGGAGTAGCCGTGGTTGGGCGCCAGGCGGATGGCGGTGCGCTTCGCGGCCGCGGCCTGCGCGCGCGTGATGACGTCGTTCTGCGCCATCAGGTCCAGCACCAGGTTGCGCCGCTCCAGCGCCCGCGCCGGGCTGATCTTGGGGGAGTAGACGCCGGGGCCCTTGGGGAGCGCGGCCAGCATCGCCGCCTCTTCGATGCTGAGCTGCGCCGCGCCCTTGCCGAAGTAGTGCCGCGCCGCCGACTCGATGCCGTACCAGCCATGGCCGAAGTAGATCCAGTTGAGGTACGACTCCAGGATGCGCTCCTTGCCGTGCCGCTGCTCCAGCTCCAGCGCCAGCCGCATCTCGCGCAGCTTGCGCTCGGCGGTCTGCTCCTGCCGGTTGACCCGCTCCGGGTACATCGCCCCGATCAGCTGCTGCGTGATGGTGGACGCCCCCTCGCGGTCGCCGCCCAGCGTGTTGCGCAGCGCCCTCGCTACGGCGCGCGGGTCCACCCCCGCGTGCTCAAAGAACCTGCGGTCCTCCACCGCCACGAATGCCATCGGCACGTATCGGGGCAGCGTGCGCATGGCGATCACCGTGCGCACCTGCGGCCCCAGCTCCGCGATCAGCGACCCGTCGCGCGCGTACACGCGCGCGCTCTCCGTGGGCGCGCGCAGGGTGATCTCCTGCGCTCTCGCGGGGAGGCTCAGTAACGTGGCCGCGGTCGTCGCGAGCCGGAGGGCGCGGGGGAGGCGGTTGGGCATCGGATGTTCTGGCGTGGCGGCGGGTTGGGTGCGACGTAGGAATATAGCGGTGAAGGCGGGCGCGGGTAACGGCGGGCCCCCTCCCCCCGGCCCCCTCCCCCGCCTGCGGGGGCGCAGGGCGGTGAGGGGGAGAACTTCGTGTGCGGTGCACAGATCCGGTAGGGGCGCGATTCATCGCGCCCGTGCCCGACGCCGCACCGTCGCCCGCAAATGCGGCCGGGAACCCGTAGGGGCAGACCTGCGTGTCTGCCCGTGCCATACCGCGCGCCGTCCTATGCGCCGCAGGCAGATGTGTGCGTACGCCCCGACGGATTCCGGTGCGCCGCGGCCGTGGTCAAGGGCCCGGCGTAGGGTGGGCGGACACGCAGGTCCGCCCCTACCGGCATCGTGGTAATAGGCAGGCACGGAGAGCGGGCGGGCACGGGCGCGATAAATCACGCCCCTACGGGACCGGTGCGCCGCAGGAATGGTCTACGCGCACCGAAACCCGTAGGGACGCCCGTGCCATCCCGCGCGACGTTCCCCGCATCCGCACACGCATGCATGCGTACGCCCCTCCCCCAGGCAGTTTTGGGGGAGGGGCCGCGAGTTGACGAGCGGGGGAGGGGGCTCCGCCCCCCCTACTGCGACGTACTCGCCGTCGCCGTGGCGGGGAGCAGGCCCTTTCCGGTGTAGCGCTGGCCGCCGTGGTGGCGGGGGCCGAGGACGCGCTCGCCGTAGCCGTTCTCGGGGTCCTTGCCGCGGCGGAGGGCGCGCTGCACGGCCACCTCGCCGCGGTTGTAGGCGATCACCGCCAGGCGCACGTCGCCGTCGAAGAGCTCGATCATGTTGCGCAGGTTGGTGAAGCCCACCCGCATGTTGTTGTCGGGGTCCAGCAGCTCGGCGGGGGTGTCGATCTCGGGGTCGATGTCGGTGGCGGTGCCCAGCATCACCTGCGTGAGGCCCAGGGCGCCCATGTTGCCCGCGTCCGCGTCGAAGACGCTCTCCACGCGGATGAGGCGGAAGGCCAGCTCGGGGTCGATGCGCTGCGCGAGGGCTGCGTCGAAGATGCGGCGCGCCAGGGGCCGGGTGACGTTGTAGCGCTCCATCAGCGTGGTGAGCTCCGCCTCGCGCGGCGATTCCTTGATGACCGCGCGGCGCAGGTAGCGCGCCTCCACCAGGATGGGCGGCTTGGGGAGCGGGGCGCCCACGTGCCTGAGCGTGTCCGGCGGGCCCGCGGGGGGGCGGAAGACCTCCGCGACCCCCGAGGTGTTGTACGCGAGCGCCACCGCACCCGGAATCACCAAGATCGCGATCAGCAGCAGCTTCCACCACGACCAGGCGGCGACCCGGCCGGTGACCTGCCTGGATTGCTGGCGCCGTTGTTCGATCATCCTGCCACTCCGGGTTGCGGCTTCGGGCGCATCACGAGGCTGGGGGGCGGAGGGTGAAATGGTGGCCAGGAAGTCCGCCCTGGTCTGGTTGGCGGCCAGCGCCTCACGGTAAAGCCGCGAATGGTCCAGCGCCAGCGCCGCGCGCCGTGCCAGCTCCTCCTCATCGCCGTAGCGCACGAAGGTGAGTGGTTCCTGCAAAGCTGGCGCCGCGGGGCGCAGGCATCGTGAAAACAGGTCTCACGCGGAGGCGCGGAGACACGGAGGGAGAACAACAGAGAAAAGCCTCACACAGAGAACACAGAAGGAACCGCAAGCCACAGAAAAAAAGCTCTTGGTGGTTCTCTCTGCGTCTCCGCGTCTCCGCGTGAGGCCCGCTGTTTATGCCGGCGTGAGCTCCAGCGCCTGGGCGAGCAGCTCGTAGGAACGGAGGCGGGCGGAGTGGTCGTGGGTCACGGTGACGGCGAGCACCTCGTCCACGCCGGAGCGGGCGGCGAGGCGGCGGAGCTCGGCGGAGACGTGCGCGGGGTCGCCCACGACGGCGCGGGCGCCCTCGGTGCCGAGGTCGGGGAGGCGCCACGATTCGCCCAGCTCGCGCAGCGCCTCGTCGGGAGAGGGGATGCCCCGGTCGCGCCCGATGGCGATGCGGCGGCGCCAGATCTCCAGCGAGGAGGAGAGGCGCCGCGCCTCGTCGTCCGTGTCCGCGCAGATGACGCCGATGGCGAGGGAGGCGCGCGGGGCGGCTAGGTGCGCGCCCGGAAGGAAGCGCTCGCGGTAGGCGCGGAGGGTGGGGGCGCCGTCCTCGCCGCTGATGAACTGGGCGAAGGTGAAGCCGAGCCCCATCTGCGCCGCGTACCCCGCGCTGCCGCCGCCGGAACCCAGGAGCCAGAGCTGCGGGATGGTGTCGCCGCGGGGCATGGCGCGCACGCGGCCCCAGGGGTGGCGCTTGTCGTACGAGTTCTCCAGCCAGCCGATCAGCTCCGCCACCTGCTGCGGGAAGTGCTCGATGGAGATGCTGCGCCCGTAGCCCAGCGCCATCACCGCGCGCGCATCGCCCCCCGGCGCCCGTCCGATGCCCAGGTCGATGCGGCCGGGGAAGAGCGCCTCCATCACGCGGAACTGCTCCGCCACCTTGAAGGGAGAGTAGTGCGGCAGCAGCACGCCGCCGGAGCCCACCCGCAGCGTCGTCGTGGCGGCGGCGACCATGGGAATCAGCACCTCCGGCGCGGAGCCCGCGAACGAGTTGGTGCTGTGGTGCTCGGCCAGCCAGTAGCGCGAGTAGCCGAGGCGCTCCGCCAGCCGCGCCAGCTCCAGCGTGTCGCGCACCGCCTCCGCCCCCGTGCCGCCGGTGGGCACGGGGGACTGGTCGACGATGCCGATTTTGAGAGGTGTGCCGCCCGTCACGCGAAGCGGCGCGCGTCGATGACGGTGCCGTTGACGTCGTCGTGGACGCTGCTGAGGTACGCCTTCGCCACGGTCGCCGCGGGGAGGCCGCCGGACGGGTCGCGCCCCATCTGCACCAGCGTCTCGCTCACCCAGGGCGGGCTCACGGTGTTGACGCGGATGCCGCGCGGAGCCTCGAGTGCGGCGGCGCGCGCGAACGCCT
This is a stretch of genomic DNA from Longimicrobium sp.. It encodes these proteins:
- a CDS encoding LLM class flavin-dependent oxidoreductase, translated to MTGGTPLKIGIVDQSPVPTGGTGAEAVRDTLELARLAERLGYSRYWLAEHHSTNSFAGSAPEVLIPMVAAATTTLRVGSGGVLLPHYSPFKVAEQFRVMEALFPGRIDLGIGRAPGGDARAVMALGYGRSISIEHFPQQVAELIGWLENSYDKRHPWGRVRAMPRGDTIPQLWLLGSGGGSAGYAAQMGLGFTFAQFISGEDGAPTLRAYRERFLPGAHLAAPRASLAIGVICADTDDEARRLSSSLEIWRRRIAIGRDRGIPSPDEALRELGESWRLPDLGTEGARAVVGDPAHVSAELRRLAARSGVDEVLAVTVTHDHSARLRSYELLAQALELTPA
- a CDS encoding PBP1A family penicillin-binding protein, whose amino-acid sequence is MPNRLPRALRLATTAATLLSLPARAQEITLRAPTESARVYARDGSLIAELGPQVRTVIAMRTLPRYVPMAFVAVEDRRFFEHAGVDPRAVARALRNTLGGDREGASTITQQLIGAMYPERVNRQEQTAERKLREMRLALELEQRHGKERILESYLNWIYFGHGWYGIESAARHYFGKGAAQLSIEEAAMLAALPKGPGVYSPKISPARALERRNLVLDLMAQNDVITRAQAAAAKRTAIRLAPNHGYSARPQWAIEQAKQILAQRVGPQYGTTGARVWTTIDPAAQNAADSALVRGLARIEREAWYRGPRMGAPGTASATGTTYLQGAIVTVDASTGEILAMVGGRNFEESHFNRVTAARRQPGSSFKPLVYAAALEQGATPATMMMDTALRIVMRGSAVYSPRNSDGRFRGPISVRDGLVESVNTVAVQLAQTMGWQTLPAIAARFGIRSQVQPYPSSAIGASAVAPLEMAAAYTAFANNGMRVEPFLVRRVMDGAGRVVYDGRGRGVRTLSPALAFVTTDLLRDAAERGTGREARTRLPSRVPMAGKTGTTNDGTDVWYVGYTPEMVTAVWLGFDRPRSIGRDAFGGTLAAPIWGEMMRSAYARRRSPAPWAMPAGVVAVAADAVTRRPLTGTCPAAAARREYFIAGTEPAGACRVMGGRVVAPARPVPDSLAPDSLAPQPDTSAP
- a CDS encoding transglycosylase SLT domain-containing protein, whose amino-acid sequence is MQEPLTFVRYGDEEELARRAALALDHSRLYREALAANQTRADFLATISPSAPQPRDAPEAATRSGRMIEQRRQQSRQVTGRVAAWSWWKLLLIAILVIPGAVALAYNTSGVAEVFRPPAGPPDTLRHVGAPLPKPPILVEARYLRRAVIKESPREAELTTLMERYNVTRPLARRIFDAALAQRIDPELAFRLIRVESVFDADAGNMGALGLTQVMLGTATDIDPEIDTPAELLDPDNNMRVGFTNLRNMIELFDGDVRLAVIAYNRGEVAVQRALRRGKDPENGYGERVLGPRHHGGQRYTGKGLLPATATASTSQ